A single window of Nicotiana sylvestris chromosome 5, ASM39365v2, whole genome shotgun sequence DNA harbors:
- the LOC104242621 gene encoding transcription factor FAMA has translation MEKRENSQASLPTTFQMVGETSHVANNTNQMVDYLLNSHSVQQQQQQQQHESSLGFCPSGTSLDKLSFADVMQFADFGPKLALNQAKVSEEDAGIDPVYFLKFPVLNEKSLQDDDQETLMVPQKEEKFKVVDEKANTSMQLPYVGENIERSPGNEGKSNKRKRPRVKTTEEVESQRMTHIAVERNRRKQMNEHLRVLRSLMPGSYVQRGDQASIIGGAIEFVRELEQLLQCLESQKRRRIYGDNGPRPLGDNSSIQNPNTPQQPIIFPLPNDYIEAGIQEETAESKSCLADVEVKLLGFDAMIKILSRRRPGQLIKTIAALEDMQLNILHTNITTIEQTVLYSFNVKISGETRYTADDIANSIQQIFSFIHANSPI, from the exons atggagaaaagagaaaacagcCAG GCTTCTTTACCTACAACTTTTCAAATGGTTGGTGAAACTTCTCATGTAGCAAATAATACAAATCAAATGGTTGATTATTTGCTTAATTCGCATtctgtacaacaacaacaacaacaacaacaacacgagAGTTCATTAGGGTTTTGTCCCTCTGGTACTTCTCTTGACAAGTTGAGCTTCGCGGATGTGATGCAATTTGCAGATTTTGGACCAAAATTAGCCTTAAATCAAGCCAAGGTATCAGAGGAAGATGCGGGGATTGATCCTGTTTACTTCCTTAAATTCCCAGTTTTAAACGAAAAGTCGTTGCAAGATGATGATCAAGAAACCCTAATGGTACCACAAAAAGAAGAGAAATTTAAAGTTGTAGATGAAAAGGCTAATACATCAATGCAATTACCATATGTTGGTGAAAATATTGAAAGAAGTCCAGGGAATGAAGGCAAAAGCAATAAGAGAAAGAGACCAAGAGTAAAGACTACTGAAGAAGTTGAAAGCCAAAGAATGACACATATTGCTGTGGAAAGGAATAGAAGAAAGCAAATGAATGAACATCTTCGAGTTTTGAGGTCTCTCATGCCAGGCTCCTATGTTCAAAGG GGAGATCAAGCATCAATTATTGGTGGAGCAATTGAGTTTGTGAGAGAGTTAGAACAACTCTTACAATGTCTTGAGTCACAAAAAAGGAGAAGAATCTATGGAGATAATGGTCCAAGACCATTAGGAGATAATTCATCAATTCAAAACCCTAATACTCCTCAACAACCAATAATCTTTCCTCTTCCAAATGATTATATTGAAGCAGGAATTCAAGAAGAAACAGCTGAGAGTAAGTCTTGTTTGGCTGATGTTGAAGTGAAACTTTTAGGGTTTGATGCAATGATCAAGATTCTATCAAGAAGAAGACCTGGCCAACTTATTAAGACTATTGCTGCATTAGAAGATATGCAGCTTAATATTCTTCATACAAATATTACTACTATTGAGCAAACTGTTCTCTACTCATTCAATGTCAAG ATTTCTGGTGAAACAAGGTACACAGCTGATGATATAGCAAACTCAATCCAGCAAATATTCAGTTTCATTCATGCAAATAGCCCCATATGA